One stretch of Desulfuromonas acetexigens DNA includes these proteins:
- a CDS encoding regulatory protein GemA: MTSKKTSGITPAQNKKIHALKNALGLDDAVYREILAGFGVSTSRSLTFSGAEELIERFERDALAIGAWRKIPSKKIGTGYREGFATPKQLDMIAALWAEVSTAPPDKREGALRKFVTRQAKVTDLRFLRAGDASRVICALKAMNRQAGDE, encoded by the coding sequence ATGACGTCGAAAAAAACAAGCGGGATCACCCCAGCCCAAAACAAGAAAATCCATGCCCTGAAAAATGCCCTTGGTCTGGACGATGCCGTTTACCGTGAAATTTTGGCCGGTTTCGGGGTTTCGACCTCCCGCTCTCTGACCTTCTCCGGGGCCGAAGAACTGATTGAACGGTTTGAACGTGACGCCCTGGCCATCGGGGCCTGGCGGAAAATCCCCTCCAAGAAGATCGGCACCGGCTACCGGGAGGGGTTCGCCACGCCCAAGCAGCTCGACATGATCGCCGCCCTTTGGGCCGAAGTCAGCACCGCCCCACCGGACAAACGGGAAGGGGCGTTACGGAAATTTGTTACACGTCAGGCGAAGGTTACGGACTTGCGCTTTTTACGGGCGGGCGATGCCTCCCGGGTTATCTGCGCCCTGAAAGCCATGAACCGCCAGGCGGGGGACGAATGA